A genomic window from Betta splendens chromosome 24, fBetSpl5.4, whole genome shotgun sequence includes:
- the LOC114849930 gene encoding transforming growth factor beta-3 proprotein-like, whose amino-acid sequence MHVGKALLFVLLLNCATLSSCLSTCATVDIDHVKRKRVEAIRGQILSKLRLTSPPQSLGPSKIPYQIQALYNSTKELLEELRRDRQQSCGQDNTETEYYAKEIHRFNMVYASHENNDLPYCTKGSTSKVFRFNVSAMERNSTNLFRAEFRALRVPNPTAKRNEQRIELYQIVRPNDHIRKQRYIGAKNVLTRGTQEWVSFDVTETVREWLMNRGSNLGLEISVHCPCHTFSPNGEIIDNENEVLEVKFKGADGYDEQSHLDLDNLKKKKEQPLPHLILMMIPPHRLDTQTTRRRKRGLDTNYCFSNTEESCCVRKLHIDFRRDLDWKWIHEPSGYDANYCSGPCPYLRSSDTTHSSLLSLYNTLNPEASAAPCCVPQDLEPLTILYYSGRTPKVEQLSNMIVKSCKCS is encoded by the exons ATGCATGTGGGAAAGGCTTTGCtgttcgtcctcctcctcaactGCGCCACTCTGAGCTCGTGCCTGTCAACCTGCGCCACCGTGGATATTGACCACGTGAAGAGGAAGCGGGTCGAGGCGATACGAGGTCAGATCCTGAGCAAACTCCGGCTCACGAGCCCCCCTCAGTCACTCGGACCGAGCAAAATCCCTTATCAGATCCAAGCATTGTACAACAGCACTAAAGAACTACTGGAGGAGCTTCGGAGGGATCGGCAGCAAAGCTGCGGCCAGGACAACACAGAAACTGAATACTACGCCAAAGAAATCCACAGGTTCAACATGGTTTACGCATCGCACGAAAACA ACGATCTGCCCTACTGTACAAAAGGTTCTACATCGAAGGTTTTCCGCTTCAATGTCTCTGCCATGGAAAGGAACTCAACCAACCTCTTCAGAGCGGAGTTTCGAGCTCTGCGGGTGCCAAACCCCACTGCCAAGAGGAATGAACAGCGGATTGAGCTCTACCAG ATTGTACGGCCAAACGATCACATTAGGAAGCAACGCTACATCGGAGCCAAGAATGTGCTGACAAGGGGTACTCAGGAATGGGTCTCCTTTGATGTGACGGAAACTGTGCGGGAGTGGCTGATGAACAGAG GAAGTAATCTTGGTTTGGAAATCAGCGTGCACTGTCCCTGCCACACGTTCAGTCCAAATGGTGAAATCATTGACAACGAGAACGAGGTGTTGGAAGTCAAGTTTAAAG GTGCAGACGGATACGATGAGCAGAGTCACTTGGACTTGGACAActtgaagaagaaaaaggaacaaCCCCTCCCACACCTCATCCTCATGATGATCCCACCCCACCGCCTGGACACCCAGACCACACGCCGACGCAAGAGAGGACTGGACACAAACTACTGTTTCTC AAACACGGAGGAGAGCTGCTGTGTTCGCAAGCTTCACATTGACTTCCGACGTGACCTGGACTGGAAGTGGATCCATGAGCCCAGTGGTTATGATGCCAATTATTGCTCGGGGCCTTGTCCCTATCTGAGGAGCTCAGATACGACACACAGCTCG CTGCTGAGCCTGTACAACACTCTGAATCCAGAGGCATCGGCCGCGCCCTGCTGCGTCCCTCAAGATCTGGAGCCCCTCACTATACTCTACTATTCTGGACGGACCCCTAAAGTGGAGCAGCTTTCCAACATGATCGTCAAGTCTTGCAAGTGTAGCTGA